One genomic region from Lepidochelys kempii isolate rLepKem1 chromosome 19, rLepKem1.hap2, whole genome shotgun sequence encodes:
- the TAF12 gene encoding transcription initiation factor TFIID subunit 12 isoform X2: protein MASPFTGPTAVADVIKDLDTQIALVGLGPHNPKKKQDLDKLYDLKTKAQQIMNQFGPSTLINLSSFSSIKPEPANTPPQSSMANSTAVAKMPGTPSGGGRLSPESNQVLTKKKLQDLVREVDPNEQLDEDVEEMLLQIADDFIESVVTAACQLARHRKSNTLEVKDVQLHLERQWNMWIPGFGSEEIRPYKKACTTEAHKQRMALIRKTTKK, encoded by the exons atGGCCTCTCCATTCACTGGGCCCACAGCAGTTGCTGATGTAATTAAAGATCTAGACACTCAGATAGCT CTGGTTGGTCTGGGTCCTCACAACCCCAAAAAGAAGCAGGATCTTGACAAGCTGTATGATTTAAAGACTAAAGCCCAGCAGATTATGAACCAGTTTGGCCCATCTACCTTGATCAACCTATCCAGTTTCTCCTCGATAAAGCCAGAACCAGCCAACACGCCACCACAGAGCTCCATGGCAAACAGTACCGCTGTGGCAAAGATGCCAGGGACTCCTAGTGGAGGGGGACGCCTAAGTCCTGAAAGCAACCAG GTTTTAACCAAGAAGAAGTTGCAGGATCTGGTGCGAGAGGTGGATCCCAATGAGCAgctggatgaggatgtggaggag ATGCTGTTGCAGATTGCTGATGATTTCATTGAGAGTGTGGTGACAGCTGCCTGCCAGCTTGCCCGACATCGCAAATCAAACACTCTGGAAGTGAAGGATGTCCAGCTGCATCTCG AGCGCCAGTGGAACATGTGGATCCCTGGTTTTGGTTCTGAAGAAATCCGGCCATACAAAAAAGCCTGCACTACAGAAGCTCACAAACAG AGAATGGCACTGATCCGCAAAACAACCAAGAAATAA
- the TAF12 gene encoding transcription initiation factor TFIID subunit 12 isoform X1, which yields MNQFGPSTLINLSSFSSIKPEPANTPPQSSMANSTAVAKMPGTPSGGGRLSPESNQVLTKKKLQDLVREVDPNEQLDEDVEEMLLQIADDFIESVVTAACQLARHRKSNTLEVKDVQLHLERQWNMWIPGFGSEEIRPYKKACTTEAHKQRMALIRKTTKK from the exons ATGAACCAGTTTGGCCCATCTACCTTGATCAACCTATCCAGTTTCTCCTCGATAAAGCCAGAACCAGCCAACACGCCACCACAGAGCTCCATGGCAAACAGTACCGCTGTGGCAAAGATGCCAGGGACTCCTAGTGGAGGGGGACGCCTAAGTCCTGAAAGCAACCAG GTTTTAACCAAGAAGAAGTTGCAGGATCTGGTGCGAGAGGTGGATCCCAATGAGCAgctggatgaggatgtggaggag ATGCTGTTGCAGATTGCTGATGATTTCATTGAGAGTGTGGTGACAGCTGCCTGCCAGCTTGCCCGACATCGCAAATCAAACACTCTGGAAGTGAAGGATGTCCAGCTGCATCTCG AGCGCCAGTGGAACATGTGGATCCCTGGTTTTGGTTCTGAAGAAATCCGGCCATACAAAAAAGCCTGCACTACAGAAGCTCACAAACAG AGAATGGCACTGATCCGCAAAACAACCAAGAAATAA